One segment of Macaca fascicularis isolate 582-1 chromosome 2, T2T-MFA8v1.1 DNA contains the following:
- the CCR8 gene encoding C-C chemokine receptor type 8 codes for MDYTLDPSMTTMTDYYYPDSLSSPCDGELIQRNDKLLLAVFYCLLFVFSLLGNSLVILVLVVCKKLRNITDIYLLNLALSDLLFVFSFPFQTYYQLDQWVFGTVMCKVVSGFYYIGFYSSMFFITLMSVDRYLAVVHAVYAIKVRTIRMGTTLSLVVWLTAIMATIPLLVFYQVASEDGVLQCYSFYNQQTLKWKIFTNFEMNILGLLIPFTIFMFCYIKILHQLKRCQNHNKTKAIRLVLIVVIASLLFWVPFNVVLFLTSLHSMHILDGCSISQQLNYATHVTEIISFTHCCVNPVIYAFVGEKFKKHLSEIFQKSCSHIFIYLGRQMPRESCEKSSSCQQHSFRSSSIDYIL; via the coding sequence ATGGATTATACACTTGACCCCAGCATGACAACAATGACCGACTACTACTACCCTGATAGCCTCTCAAGCCCCTGTGATGGAGAACTTATCCAGAGAAACGACAAGTTGCTCCTTGCTGTCTTTTATTGCCTCCTGTTTGTATTCAGTCTTCTGGGAAACAGCCTGGTCATCCTGGTCCTTGTGGTCTGCAAGAAGCTGAGGAACATCACAGACATATACCTCTTGAACCTGGCCCTGTCTGACCTGCTTTttgtcttctccttcccctttcagACCTACTATCAGCTGGATCAGTGGGTGTTTGGGACTGTAATGTGCAAAGTGGTGtctggcttttattacattggcTTCTACAGCAGCATGTTTTTCATCACCCTCATGAGTGTGGACAGGTACCTGGCTGTTGTCCATGCCGTGTATGCCATAAAAGTGAGGACGATCAGGATGGGCACAACCCTGAGCCTGGTAGTATGGCTAACCGCCATTATGGCTACCATCCCATTGCTAGTGTTTTACCAAGTGGCCTCTGAAGATGGTGTTCTACAGTGTTATTCATTTTACAATCAACAGACTTTGAAGTGGAAGATCTTCACCAACTTTGAAATGAACATTTTAGGCTTGTTGATCCCATTCACCATCTTTATGTTCTGCTACATTAAAATCCTGCACCAGCTGAAGAGGtgtcaaaaccacaacaagaccAAGGCCATCAGGTTGGTGCTCATTGTGGTCATTGCATCTTTACTTTTCTGGGTCCCATTCAACGTGGTTCTTTTCCTCACTTCCTTGCACAGTATGCACATCTTGGATGGATGTAGCATAAGTCAACAACTGAATTATGCCACCCATGTCACAGAAATCATTTCCTTTACTCACTGCTGTGTGAACCCTGTTATCTATGCTTTTGTAGGGGAGAAGTTCAAGAAACACCTCtcagaaatatttcagaaaagttGCAGCCATATCTTCATCTACCTAGGAAGACAAATGCCTAGGGAGAGCTGTGAAAAGTCATCATCCTGCCAGCAGCACTCCTTCCGTTCCTCCAGCATAGACTACATTTTGTGA